The Fusarium falciforme chromosome 10, complete sequence DNA segment AAAGAACCTTGACATAGGTTTAAAACAAAGGTGCAAGATCGCTGTATCTTCAAAGATAACGTGCCACGGGATTGGCAGTGAAGGAGTCCAGCTGCAGCAACACACGTGTGCCTTGTGCTCTTTCGAGACAGTTGTGATATGTCGTCCAAAGCTCGACAAATACTGCCAAACGCCATGGCTGCTGAGTCTGCATCCAGATACCCCGACGACACAGACACTGGCCCGCTGTCCACCAAGCTCTTGAACGATATGCATCCACTTACCTACCTCGGAACATGCCGGACTCTCGGGGAAGATTAGTGCGATATCACTAATTTTTGTATCGACATTCTACCGACTACTTTTCATCTATTCTCTCTGGTATGTGGTGCTCGTATAGTTTGGTGGCGGTAGCATTGGTCTTAGTGCCAAAACATCATGCGGTGAAAGTCGATACGAGCCTTCAGTCAAGACTTTAGATGCAGCTACTTCATGTAAGGGATAGCGATCAAGACGGGCCCCTTGGAAAGTCTAGACTGCGCTAGCTGTTACCCAACCGACCCAATTGCCCTAGAGATCTCTCCACGATGCCGTGTGCTTGTTCTCAATTGGAACCGGTTTATCACCGAGCAGTGACACGTTGATTCGATCTGTATATCCAAAATCAAAGAAACATGTTCTCAATCCCGGTGGTTGGAGCCCAACAACATCTGAATCACCTCTTCCGGTCAAGTCCTGTAAAAGTTAGACATCCTGACCTCGTATTAGTGGAGCCTCGTCGCCGATCAAAGAGGTTGGCAGGACGGCGGGTCCGGAGTGATCGGGACCTCGGCAGCGTGGCTAACCCAGCAACGGTTAAGGTTGAAGAATCCTGATTAGGTCCATGGGTCGGTGCCCAAGTTGAGGCTATTTCAGCATGATCCTGACGTCAAATGGCCCGTCCCGTTGAGGGTCTTTCCACTTTCTCAAGACCAACATCTTCTAGCTCCCAGCTACGAAGGCAGCCAAGACTTTTGCCCTCGGCAAATTCAGCTGAAGGGTTCCCCACAGTCCAGGCATGATATCATCAGACCCATCAACCTGTCAAACATGCAGCCCTGTTCGCGTGGTTGATGGCTGGTAAACTAATCACTCGATGGAGACTTGACACTATCTCGGATACGAGGGTTGGCTTCAAACTAAGGTACTGTTCCGCTTCTTGTGGCAAgtaaaggtatatataatgcATCTGATTCCTTCAGCTACaatccatctcatcatcaactcACACACTCAACTCTCTCAACTCTACTCATCAACATGATCAACAACATCGTTGTCGCTTTGGCTTTGGTCTCTGCtgcctctgctgctcctctcgcTCGCCGCGATGAGTGCCAGGATGCTTACAAGGCCTGCATCGCTGCTGGAACTCCCGAAGTTGCCTGCAGCTGCACCCTTACCGCTTGCGAAGGCGAGGACAACGCTCGCAATCGCGAGTACTGCGCCAGTGCCACTGCATCTCTGGCTCAGCCTTCCAAGACTGAGATCCCAGGTGGCTGCAACCCTGCCCATCCTGGCTCTTGCCCTTCATCTTACTTCACCTACACTCAGACTGCTCCTGTTGAGACCTTCACCTCTATCCCTGGTATCCCTGGTGGTTGCAACCCTGCTCACCCTGGATCCTGCCCCTCCTCTTACTTTACCTACTCCAAGGTTACAGTGACTGTCGATGAGACTTCGACAGTCAAGCAAACCTTCACCTCTATCCCTGGCATTCCCGGAGGCTGCAACCCTGCTCACCCCGGATCTTGCCCTCCCTCCTACTTTACCTACCCTGTTGCCTCCTCAACTGCGGCTCCTCCGGCccctcccgctcccgctcccaCTGGTGGCTCTGGCGATGTCACCTACCCCAGCCCCAAGCCCGTCGACGGCAAGTCTTGGTCCATCAAGGACCTGACCCGATACTGTGGCGAGGACAACTCCGGCTGCGACTACAACTTTGCCATTGAGGCCGACGGCAAGACTCAGCGATGCACAGTCATCCGCATGCCTGGTGCTAATGCCGCCGCCGAGAGCTGGTCTGACCAGCCTTGCACCGATGGCTCTGAGTACAAGGTCTCTTGGGGCTATGTCACTGAGCCCGCTCCCGCCTTTGCTGTCATCACTGttgtcaagggcaaggaactGGCCTGGTTCGGTGTCTCTGATGTCAATGGCCAGAAGGTTACCCCTTCCAACCCCTTTGGCTCGGGACAGTACGGCAACCTTGGCCCTGAGCCCGTTTACACTTATTAGACAACGACTACTGGATGACTATACGATGGGACAGGTACAGGAACGGATTGGGTGGGATATATTAGGCGGGTAATAGATACCAGCCACTCATTAATGACATGCATGTAAATAGATGTAGATAACGGTCGTTGTACGTTGTACATGACAACTAATTAACCAATTGAACATTTCAAGATACTTTTGTGTGCTAGGATTGTGAATTGATTGCACTGAGGGACTTGCAGAATAAGCTGCCAGGTACATCCATGCACTATTTACAACTTTCATCTTGCATTCAGAGTTCTAAAATATTGCCTCTAATATTGCACTGGAGTCTAGTCCTGAGCCAATcaagccttgcccttgaggctGAAAGAGTATCGAGCCTGCAGAACATATGGATCACCACCAGGCTCAAACAGCTGCTTGCGGTCTCTCATCCACTCTGGGTGGTTGATGCCATCGATCCAGTCCTGCACTTCCATCACGACACAGCCATACTTGGGGATCGTACGAGGAAAGTCGGAGGAGTTATGAAGTCCCTGGGTCTTTTTGAGAGGAATGGCCCCGTTTTGTTGAGTGCAGCTGTAAAACTGGAAGGCGTCTTGGTCGGTGTAAATATCAAGCTGGATTCCAGACCAGGATGAAGAGAGAGTTGCCACAGGGCCCTCAGTTCGCCAATCATACTTGCCAAGCTGTTCTCGGCTGACAATGTAGCAGGTATCTATGCCATGTTAACGGTCGTCCTAAGACTGCACAAAATCACATACCATATCCAGTGCAGTTGAAGCCACAGTTACCCTTCAGCTCAGAGTTGTTCTCTTGATCACCAATCTGCTTGGGCTCACTCCAGAAGTCGTTGGCAGATCCCTTTTTGTTTGGAATAATGTCACCATTCGGGATGAGAATGTTGTCAACAGCCACACGCTGGCCACTGTAGGGCATGTGTAGAGTGTGGTTGGACACCGTGCTTGTCTCGTTGTTGGAGAAGCCGTCCAGGTTCCAATAAGTGTGGCTGGTGAGCATGATTGGTGTCTTCTTAGTTGTTGCCAGGGCCACAATCTTGATGTCCCAGTCACGTCCAGTAAGCGTGTAGGTGACGTATGAAACCACCTCTCCTGGGAAACCCTCCTTTCCGTCTGGGTCTACGATGGAAAAGGTGATGCTGGACTTGGTGTGGGAGACGACAGTGAAGTTGCGATAGTCCCATCCATCAGGCCCTCCATGGAGGGTGTCTGCACCATCAGGGGCCTCTGGTGTCGGGTTGTCGTTTGGCTTGACCTTGTATTTCTTGCCGTCGATCTCGAACGTGCTGTTCCGGATTCGGTTGGCATATCTGCCTGGCACACCACCAAAGTGAGGATGGGCTTTATCAATGCTGTAGTGGGTTGCATTGTCGAACCCGGCAACGACATCTCTGGAGATTCCGTATTGATCATTGACcaggaggttggtgatggaggcaCCGTATGGGATGAAGGCGGCCTCGATCCCGTCACCAGAGATCCAGTATTTGCCATCCTTGTCAGGGCCCTTTTCTCCCTTGTCCGCGAGGACCCCTGGGAGGGCTGCAGCAAGAAAGAAGACCTTGTTGAACCGCATGGTCACGAGAGTCGGTGCTTGAGACTAACCGAGTTGCAGAGTTGAAGCGTGAACATTTCTTGGGACTTTATACCATTGTCGTCAGACGCTCTGTCCTCGTACTACGGAAGAACTAGTTCAACTTCCGCCAACCACATGGCGTTCCACATTGTAGGATTCTGGTTCATGCAGATTGGACCGCTTGAATCATGATAACCGGTGAGTGGTGCGCCTGTCGCACGTTGACTTTCGGTCACGATGCCGAGAGTTGCAGCGATGAACTTGCAAGGGACCTCAGACCCATCTAGCAAACGTTCCCCAGGTTTCACGGTGGAGATCATTGGTGCGCTTGGTTAGGATGATATCAGTGACAGGTCTGGGGAGGTTGAGGTTACTCCGCGAGCAGGGATATTGGGATCGTCGTGCGGGGTACCCCAACTTGATGCAATGTCGCCGAGAGATTGACCGAGCTTCATGGCTACGAACCATTGACAAACAATTTCAACTTAGGAAGGGAATTATAGTCATGGGAGGCCCAGCCATGTAAGCAAAGCCCGACTGTTACGGCAGCTCAGAAGAGCCTGACCATCGCTCTTAGACAGTTTGGGTATAGTAGTAGGAGGAGACCAGAGCAAGGACAGCACAAGGGGAATGAAAAACAAGAGACGAATAAATATGTGCATTGACTATATGCGTTATTATGCATGCATcaataagaataaatctGACGTGACTGTTTCCCGGGCCGACACAGGTCGGAAACAGGAATCGGCGAGGTCTGCTGAGCTACCCTACGCATCCAATATTTTGTTGCCGAGAAGTCACTTTGACACGAAGTTTAGGCTCGACATCATAAGTTGACTTATCTTAAAAAGAGAAGGATAAGATCAAAGCTTTCAAATAGAAGTTGAGACAGGGATTGGGCTCCCTTGACAGTAAACCGTCGAAACTGTTAATATCTGAAAAGGAGATGTGTTTTGGTGGGGATAATGAGGCTTGATTTCTCTGTCTAATTGTCCCAGTTTGCGCCTCCTGAGTTTGCTGTGGTGGTGTAAAAATGTGGCTAGGCTAGGTGCACCACGAATGACGTCAACAGATCTAAAACTAACAGAACCTTTACCCTTTCAGGACATGAATGCCAGGGCAACATTCGATCAAAAACGACCTTGGCGCGCCCAGCAGTTTCTCGTTTAACAACATGGGTAAATCAATCCAACGGCTGTCCACGTTGCAGGGAAAGAATGGGAATCAAGTCGCGTCGCTCCCAAAAGCTTCGTTCAGAACTAGCTACTCTCTTGCTCGGTACTTCAGTATCTGCATGGCCCGAATCCTCCCAATCCGCGGCATACATCGTGATGTCTTGAACTCCAGAGAGCAAGTGCGCAGGCAAAGACGATATAATACCTCCATCCCAAGGCTTCCATGCAGACAGGGTTGACGAATCCGTTGAACAGTGAGCTGGAGAACTGGGCCAAGTTGAATATGGTTGACCCTTGGCTCGCAACGTGTAAGGGAGGACTTCGACCAGGTAGGCAATCGGAAGGGGATTCATGGCAAAGTTGTAGAATGCATAAAAGATGAAAACCATGGCAACAACTCCGATGCTGAGACCCTTCTTCTCATAGTCGAGCTGCTGGTTACGAGCAGAGAGGATAATCCAGGTGACGAAAGAGAACATCATGCCATTTGTGGAAAGCAAAAAGAGGAATCGTTCACCGAGGCGGTCAACCAGGCATGCGGCAGTAGTCGCAACCACCATGTTGTAGATTTGAAGACCTCCATTGATCAAGTTCTGTGTCTCTGGGTTCGTGATGCCAATGTTGTTGAGGATCAGAATGAGATAGGAAGAGATCAGACTGTTGCCGCACCATTGAATGATGAAACCAAGCAGCACGGTAATGGCGAACCGGTGGATGTTTCCCTCTGTGAAAGAGTTAGCGCCATACTTACAGAAATGTTATGATTACTCACTAGTTCAGAAGAATTGTAAAAACGAAGTCGACTTGTTGGCACGTTCAAACTCAATGGCAGCCGTGATTTCAGCCACTTCGAACCGAACCAGCTCATTTGGTTCATCAGATCCGGCGTGGTACTTGCTCAGGATTCGAGAAGCCTCTTCGGTTTGGTCATTGGCAATCAGCCATCGAGGACTCTCGGGCGCAAAGTAGATGGTGAAAATCTGAATGATGGAGACGAGAGCCTGGCGCAAGGATGGGATACGCCAACTTCAACTGTTGGGCATGGCGAACGTTCCGTAGGTCACCCAGGCAGCAACGATTGAGCCAAGGTACTGGTTGATTTGTTAGTTCGATCTTGCAATAGGGGCTGGCAACATACCCAGCTAGTGTTATACACTGCCGTAAAGATAGCACGATGAGTGGGATAACTCAGCTCTGCAATTAGTGGAGCAGCAGAAACCGCCGCAAAGCTGCCTCCAACGCCGATAAAGAATCTTCCAGCTATAAACATGCCCAAGTTGCCCCTGAAGAGCAGCACCGAACACGGTCAAGGCCGAACCAGAGGCAACAGGGTGACGACGTCCAAAGACGTCAGCTGCAAAAGGTGCAAAAGGCAGGCAAGCAATGCCACCAATGACCTGCATGGTCACCATAAGGCCGAGGATGCCTCCCTTGGGATGTTTAAGATCTGCGAAGTCAGTATCAAAACTGATCAGACAACACTCTAAACTCACCCTCCTGCCACACAGACACTGTCTGCATCCAATCAAGGACCGAGCCGTCGTAACCTCCGACGTAACTTGTCAGAAAGGGGGCGATCAGGAGGGCATTCAGTTTCAGGAGATGGGGGACGCGCCACCAAGGTTTGCCCAGGTCAGGATATAAGTCCTTGATCCTAAGCTCGTCATGTGACATGGTAATTGTAATCAAAGTCTTACCAAAGAGAAGGGAGTTGTTAATAGTTGAATAAGGTAAGGGTGAGTGATGAGGGCAGACGTCGACTTTGATCGAGGGAAGCGGTCGTATTTATCCTGATCCGCACCGTTCCCCGTGGGAGATTCACCCTTCTCTTGCTAGTACCAGACGAAAGAAAGCTCAAAATCTCGCCAGTAAGTGGGACGAGTCATGTTTGCCCGGACGCTAGTTGTCCTCGGGTTTGACAATCCGGGGTGGGTGTTGCCGGCACGTGAGCCCTCGACTACCAACCACCTGGTTCAGGACCCTCATTTTAGACTATTTTCTGGAGACGAATGACAGAATCGTTCGTTTCTGGGGCAGTCAGGTCTGCCGTGTGAGTCCCTCGGTTGGAAGCTGTGCTCTACGACAAGGATTGGTCTCGACCAGCTGCCTCTTATTCTTCGCGGAGAATTGAGTCTTGGCGCATCAAAAAGCCCAAAATTTCCAATTTTGGGAATCTCCCCCCACAGCTGGAGATCCAAAGGAATAGCCAGGCACATCGCCAGCCAAACAAGATTAGCCGTTCTCTTTCGCCATCTTGGACTCGAATATCTTCCCGACAACGAGCCTCAAGTTTCCAAGTTGGGGTTCTCTCTCGTGTATTTTGAATCATATAATGACTTGGAGGATGTCACACGCTTTAGAATCACATATAAAGGGCAAGTACTGCACTAGCCGACCAGGGGATTCCACCACCACACCTATTCTCAGCCATGGAACACGTTCATGGTTCGCCCCTGACCCGTCGGTCGTCTTTGTTGATGGGTCCTATTTCCTCGTCAATTCGACTTTTCATATGTTCCCTGGTCTGCCCATCTACGCCTCCAAAGACTTGGTGACGTGGACCCATATCGGTGAGTGTGGTGTCTTGAACCAGGACCCAACTGACTCTTGTAGGAAACGCAATCAATCGCGCTGGTCAGCTGAGTCTACAGCAATCGTATACTAAGGTTTACGGACCCGATAGCGCTGAAGAGTTCATGTCGGCCCAGGGCGGCCTTTACGCTCCCTCGATCCGATATCACAAGGGCATATTCTACATAGTCTTTACCAGCGTCATCCACAAAATAGAACTTCCATCCCTAGAAAACGAGTTTCAGAACTTTATCCTCACAACCGATGATATCTGGGCGAACGAATGGAGTGATCCCATCTTTTACGACTTCTTCAGAATCGATACGAGTCTCTTctgggacgacgacgaccgaGTATACCTGATCGGTTCTGCAGCTCATGCTTCAGAGACCAAGATTCGACAATTTGAGATTGATCTCAAGACGGGCAAGAAGCTACCGGAAGAGTAGCTCCTTTGGGAGGGCATCACCAAAGTCTTCCCTGAAGGGCCCCATATGTATAAGAAAATGATAGCAGAGGGAGGATGCTTCGCTGATCACCATATCATCATGGCAAGGCCAAAGAGCATTCGGGGTCCTTTTGAGGTCAACCCAAGTAACCCAGTCATGGGAAAGACTGACCCCAATGGATACATCTAGTACACTGGACATGGAGATCTTCCCCAAGACCCTTCAGGCCAGTGGTACTTTATCTGCTTAGGTGTCAGAAAAACAAAGGAGGGCCGCTTCATTATGGGTCGCGAAACCGTCATCACTACGGCCCAATGGCCTGAAGGAGAATCCCCTACCATTGACTTTGCCAAACTAGATGTGCCCATCAAGGGCGGTAAACAGCCTGCACCGGCTTGGCCTTTGAAGCCCAGTGGCTCATCTCTGGCTCCTGAGGTTGGCCTCATGCACATCCGGAGCCCCGTCGAAGAGAATTACAAATACGATGGCTCAAAGATTACGCTAATCACTGGCAAGGCCCCATTGAGTCAGGCTGGCGAGCCGGTGTCGTTTGTTGGAAAACGTCAGAGGCTTTTGGATGGTACTGCCTCAGTGACCCTCAACGTCCCGGATACGTCAGCACTTGAGAAGACCCTAGAAGCTGGTCTCTGTTATTACGAGGACGAGCTACAATTTACCCGCATCTTTTAGATGTGCAGAATGGAGAGATTGTTTGGgagatcaagaacaaggctAGGTCGATTGATCGCCGCGCGGCGAGGAGCGTCAAGTCATTGTTAGCCACCGCTTCCGCCAAGGTGGTATTCGGGATATCTTACACTGAGGACCAATTGTCATTTTGGTGCTCTGCCGATggggtcaaggagaagctcgccCAGATCGACAGTCTGGATATGACTGGAGATGACTTTGTTAGGCCTGTCATCGGCGCTTTCGGCACTGTCGCGAAGGAATCGAGAGTGGGATTTGTTGACTTGGTTGTAGAATAGACCATATGAAGAGAGATTGATTGGGTTTCTCGTAGAAATAGAGTCATTTCTTGCATGAATCCCGCCACTGAATAAGATTGTAGACCATTGTTAGTGTTCCTCTCGGCAGAGGACTCAAACAGAGCGCCGCTAAATTATCTGCACTTTCTGATAGCGCGCTAACAGTGGAGAAAATGCAGAGCGTCAGCCGCTATGAGGTTGAAGAGACACTGTAAGCGTGGCACTGGTTGGCTCTGTCGTAGTCTGCGGCAGCCTATAGAGGTCACTGTTGCAAAACCCAAAAAGCACGTTCCAACTGACAAAATGGGTTAGCGCGAATGCATTAACGGCCCCACAGTACATTAAGACATATACCTTAGAACCGTAATTCCTTTAGTTTAACACGCAAGAGTAGGTTCAGCAATAACAGCGGGGTCGCAGCGGACCAGCGAAGAGCAACTTCgttatataatagatataaagacCCCCTATTATAGCCCCCGCCCCATAACTACCCTCCACATCAGACAATAATCAAGACTTAATTATCTTCGTCCTCTctatcttcatcctcctctacGCTCTCCTCATctagcttattaagttactaggcattaagttaataatagaaCTTAGCTAGCGAGTTTAATTCACCTACAATCCAGAGCCAAGCAGCCTCAGCAATAGCCTCCAACACTACAACCTTTCGCTCCTCAAGAGTCTTTTCATCTACTTCACCACatagagccagagccagagctaAAGCAGCACTATAGGCACGAAGCTGCTATACTACACGCTACGCAGCGGAGCGCCAGGCATCACCAGGATCCTCGCTCATATCATTAATCTACCGGTTCAGCTCCTAAAAGGCACACACAATAGCGATTACACCAGCAGGGACCTAAATAGCAGCTAATTAGCAGCTCACTAACCAAGAGCTAAAAAAGACTACTTACAGGCCTACAGGTATAACCATTCTTTACGCAGGCCCAGCAAGCAACACCAATATctattctatatatattagcctagCAAGCTTAAATAGCAAAATAAGCTACTTACTATCCTAGGAGGCACACTTATACCCTAGGCTCTTAGTAGCGCGAATAATACAAGGGCGGCAGGGAAAGTCACGCGCAGACCCAATAAGAGGGgccttctttttttactttttcttcttctactcaaataaagtattaatagcagtctcttagctatatagcagCTAACTAGATTTACCATAATTCTACCCGCGAATTTACGGCCACTAGGCTAAACCTTTCCTTTATCCTTACTATTTTAGTTCTAAGAGGGATCCCCACCCGCTAAGACAGAGGCCGCCGCTCCAGACATCAGGGATCAGCAGCGATAACGCTGCTAATTATCAGCTTATTCACTACGAGAGCGGTGCTCAAGGGAGGCCACTTAATGTATTTAGCGATAATAATAGCGCAAGGGGTCCAagctaaataagtatattaaagttatacttTAAAGGCAAGAAGCCAAGCACACTTCTTAGCCACATAATAGAgaaaaagagggaaaaaagaggttaaaagGGATTTAAtgtttttttaaaaacttacAATCACTTCCAAAGGTAGGGTCCTAATTGTTCCTATTCCCCAATAGTAGCATTGCATTTCATCTAATTCACTGGTTGCCTAGTCCGCACCAGGCTAGCTATTAAGCCACTACGAGGTAATACAAATTAGCTAATTCGCCctacttaaataagggcTCCATCCTAACAATCCACCTTTTCCAACACCAAGAAATCACCCCTACCTACATACTCACCTCCAACGCCATAGCACAACCACCCAGTCCCATCAATCAATACTATAACTATATCACCTTTCTATACCTCAATAGCGCCTTGCAAAGCAAGATCAGGCATAAGCTTCAGAAGCATCACCATATCACTATCAACCTCAGCATAATCTCCCGGCGGATAGCCAGCTAGGGACTTCCGCGTTAGCAATCACATACCATTAAGACACCTAAGCTTGTAAAAGCTATCCGCGACCTTATCTTCCGCATTGGCCTTACCGAGAAGCAGACCTTAAGTATCCTTCAGAGGCAAGGCTAGCCCATCACCAAAAGAGGTTTAAAACAAATTAGACTTTACCCAGACCGCCGCTAGGTTCATCGCATCAATAGCAATAAAAAACGCCTTACCTTATTAGAGAAGACAAAGCAGGTTATTATCGAGATAGCGCAGCGGTCCAATGCCATTACAAGATACAGCAAAAGGTTTCTCTAGCCATATCTAcgccagcaacagcagctctAAGTACCAAGAGATCCCctctttaagatatataaaattatattccCAAACGAGGTTAAGATACGCAAAAGGATAATACagagaaagaaaaggcaATTCCTTATCCCGGGGCTAAACtactaatagtatattaacagccataataagcttaaggcATATAGATTCAAGATATACGCCGCAATTAATACCTACTCACGCAACATTATTTGGTTCTATATTAGCCACTCTACTACAAccgccttaagtatattaaagcaGTATTTAGCTACATACAACACCTATAGCTTCTGCCCGTAGTTTCTACAAGCAGATAGAGGCAATAAAACGCCATTAGTCACAATAACCCACTAGAACTTTACTTTAGCTATAAGCA contains these protein-coding regions:
- a CDS encoding MFS domain-containing protein, whose translation is MSHDELRIKDLYPDLGKPWWRVPHLLKLNALLIAPFLTSYVGGYDGSVLDWMQTVSVWQEDLKHPKGGILGLMVTMQVIGGIACLPFAPFAADVFGRRHPVASAGRFFIGVGGSFAAVSAAPLIAELSYPTHRAIFTAVYNTSWYLGSIVAAWALVSIIQIFTIYFAPESPRWLIANDQTEEASRILSKYHAGSDEPNELVRFEVAEITAAIEFEQGNIHRFAITVLLGFIIQWCGNSLISSYLILILNNIGITNPETQNLINGGLQIYNMVVATTAACLVDRLGERFLFLLSTNGMMFSFVTWIILSARNQQLDYEKKGLSIGVVAMVFIFYAFYNFAMNPLPIAYLVEVLPYTLRAKGQPYSTWPSSPAHCSTDSSTLSAWKPWDGGIISSLPAHLLSGVQDITMYAADWEDSGHADTEVPSKRVASSERSFWERRDLIPILSLQRGQPLD